One Campylobacter concisus DNA segment encodes these proteins:
- the fliR gene encoding flagellar biosynthetic protein FliR → MELVEFFGADKAIVFMLLFARLSGLIVFFPFYSHNQIPLSVKTLLVFVLCVVLFPISKAHENSINFLIGEILGEVMLGLSAGLMLTIIFATLQMAGEQISMVMGFSMASVLDPQTGTNSPVIANLINFIALLTFLAFDGHHLLLQFYASSLAVVPLGDFYPRPGIMSYAINLFTNLFMFGFIMSFPIIALSLLSDSIFGMLMKTMPQFNLLVIGYPIKVTIGFSVLIAILAGIMKIMSDLLLKVINDLPALFF, encoded by the coding sequence ATGGAACTAGTAGAATTTTTTGGAGCCGATAAAGCAATAGTTTTTATGCTTTTGTTTGCACGCCTAAGCGGTCTCATCGTTTTTTTTCCATTTTATTCGCACAATCAAATTCCTCTTAGCGTAAAAACGCTTTTAGTTTTTGTCCTTTGCGTCGTGCTATTTCCCATCTCAAAAGCTCATGAAAACTCTATAAATTTCTTAATCGGCGAGATCTTAGGCGAGGTTATGCTAGGACTAAGTGCCGGACTTATGCTAACCATCATCTTTGCCACACTTCAAATGGCAGGGGAGCAAATTTCCATGGTCATGGGCTTTTCGATGGCGTCGGTGCTTGACCCACAAACTGGCACAAACTCTCCAGTCATTGCAAACCTCATAAATTTCATCGCGCTGCTAACATTTCTAGCTTTTGATGGGCATCATTTGCTCCTTCAGTTTTACGCTAGCTCACTTGCTGTGGTGCCACTTGGCGACTTTTATCCACGCCCCGGCATCATGAGCTATGCGATAAATTTATTTACAAATTTGTTTATGTTTGGCTTTATCATGTCATTTCCGATCATCGCGCTTTCTTTGCTCTCAGACTCCATTTTTGGCATGCTCATGAAGACGATGCCGCAGTTTAACCTACTAGTCATCGGCTATCCTATCAAAGTGACGATCGGATTTTCTGTTTTGATAGCCATTTTAGCAGGCATTATGAAGATAATGAGCGACCTACTTTTAAAAGTGATAAATGATCTGCCGGCTCTGTTTTTTTAA